AAAAAGGGAAAGTTTGGTATCGATCTTCGGTGCATAGCAGAACTAGAAGAGTACTTAACCTCCACATACAACTTAAATACGTGCCAGAATTGCCATAAGTTGGCCCTTCAAGGTGTTAGATGCGGCAATGAAGCGTGTCgagatgaagatgatgaaacgGGGGAGAACTGTCCCCCTCAAATTTGGCATATTGATTGTTTTAAACATTATATTACGCATGTAAGTAAAAACTGTGATCGTTGCGATTCATTGCTAGTCACAGATGGTGTATACGTTCTTTAAACTAAAATACATAGCGTTCTGTGTTATTTACAAGACCTATCTATACAAACATTTTGATTACTCGAGTTATTTTAATTACTGAATGACGTGGAAATGAGCACGACTCGAAGTTTGCACGACTTGTGTTAGGTATATATGCAATTTTAATAACTCATTTGGGTTCTTGTCGCTATCCTCATTTACTTATACCCCttttctccaaaaaatccTTAGCTTCGTTTATTTTAGTAGCCAAAAATGGAGAACCGCCCTTATCTGGATGATTAGCTAACATGATTTTTCTATGAACttctttcaacttcttcttggaCAATGTATTTTCTGTTAAATTCAAGATCTGCAAAGCCTCTTTCGAATTCATCTTTGGATCGAATCCACCTTTCAGAAAGGCACTAGCGGACTTACCACCGTTAAGTCCCTTCGATATCGATTTGTATGCACCAGCTGTGAAATATAAAGTTAAAAAGGCTCCGAAACCTGTTATAACAGGGTGTTCCCCCATGTAGTTCAAAGCTTGGTCAAAATAAAGATCCATTCCAGTCTTTTGGCCTTGAAGACCACCAGGGACACCAGTATTCAGCCCAGTTCCGCCAACATTAACATTTGAAGACCCATTGGTTTGGCCGGGAATGGGCAGTTGTGGTGCTTCAATAGAGTTGGCAATATTACCTTGGGAGCTCATAGTGTTGTAAGCGTATACGTGTTTTGTGCGGTGTGTTAAATTATGGTGTGCCGACGAAGACGTGCAGACCTCACTGTTATTTGTCCTCCCTCAACTTCAAAGGTCTTTGCCATATGAGTCCCATTTTGATTCAAATGGCTTTTACGTTTGTCCGATTCTCGCTATTTAGATTTTTTGCCCGCTCGCCTCGAACTCAGCggagtgaaaaattttcactcatcttttttgaaaatgtattTCTAAactcatctcatctcatctcacTTCAACTCCTACTTGCAGTAGTTGCCAATCCTTCATCATTGACATAATAGTTAGTTTCCTAGATTTGTATttagaaaatattattatccGAGCGTGagttgttgttattgttatcatTGCCCTCGTAATTTGCAGTCAGAGatcaaaaggaaaaggaaaattatATTTAATAAATAAGAAATGAGAATTTAtcaatgtcatttttgCTCATCGCCATGTTATCCAGGTCACGGTATCATGTTTGTACGTAACGATGCTAAGGAATTTAGATTCTGTCGTTCGAAGTGTCACAAGGCTTTCAAGCAACGTCGTAACCCAAGAAAACTAAAATGGACTAAAGCTTTCAGAAAGGCTGCTGGTAAAGAATTGGCTGTCGACTCTACCCTGACTTTCGcccaaagaagaaatgtTCCTGTTAGATACAATAGAGAATTAGTTGCCACAACTTTGAAGGCCATGGCCAGAATCGAAGACATCAGACAGAAACGTGAGAGAGCCTTCTATAAGAATAGAATGAGAGgtaataaagaaaaggactTCTTGAGAGATAAGAAATTAGTTGAATCTAACCCCGAGTTACTGAGAATCAGAGAGGTTGAAATTGCCAGAAAACTGGCCaaggaacaagaaagagTCGAATCAGaatctgaagaagaagaggaagatatGGAAATCGAcagtgatgaagaagaggaagaacaattagaaaagcaaaagatcTTGctaaagaacaaaagaagaaacataaagaaaattgctttttaaataaaacaagaattaacttcaatttctcttccttcttATACTTATTTAATGGGATAAATAAGAATCACCTGTATACTATTATTACATTACATCACATTAcacaataaaaattttcaaggGTCCTCTTACATTTTTATCAGaaatattatataatttAGCCTAGTAGAATAACACAATATATTAGCTCTTTAAACTGACTTAGTTAACCTAGAGATTAGAAATGTTTAGAAACTTCTCACCGATTGGTGATCggacaaat
This genomic window from Saccharomyces kudriavzevii IFO 1802 strain IFO1802 genome assembly, chromosome: 12 contains:
- the RLP24 gene encoding ATPase-activating ribosome biosynthesis protein (similar to Saccharomyces cerevisiae RLP24 (YLR009W); ancestral locus Anc_5.233): MRIYQCHFCSSPCYPGHGIMFVRNDAKEFRFCRSKCHKAFKQRRNPRKLKWTKAFRKAAGKELAVDSTLTFAQRRNVPVRYNRELVATTLKAMARIEDIRQKRERAFYKNRMRGNKEKDFLRDKKLVESNPELLRIREVEIARKLAKEQERVESESEEEEEDMEIDSDEEEEEQLEKQKILLKNKRRNIKKIAF
- the PAM18 gene encoding Pam18p (similar to Saccharomyces cerevisiae PAM18 (YLR008C); ancestral locus Anc_5.232) produces the protein MSSQGNIANSIEAPQLPIPGQTNGSSNVNVGGTGLNTGVPGGLQGQKTGMDLYFDQALNYMGEHPVITGFGAFLTLYFTAGAYKSISKGLNGGKSASAFLKGGFDPKMNSKEALQILNLTENTLSKKKLKEVHRKIMLANHPDKGGSPFLATKINEAKDFLEKRGISK